ACCCGCGTCACATTCGCGGTCATCACATTATCGATCAATGGAGGGTTCCACTGCAGGCCAGGCATTACTGTTTCGTAATACTTACCCAAACGTAACACCACACCACGTTCCTGCTGGTCGACGGTATACACACCCATCACTGCCCAGCCAATCAGCACAACCAGCGCTATAACACCAAAAAAACCGCCAGTAGAAGCCGAGGACGGGCCAGAGCCTCCTCCGCTATTACCACCACCGCCTTTTTTGCCAAAAATACCATTTAGCTTTTCCTGCAATTTTTGCAGCGCTTCATCCAGATCAGGCGGCCCCTGATCTTTACCGCCACCACGACGATCGCCACCACTATTCCAGGGATCCTGATCTTTCCCGTTACCACCAGGCTCATTCCAAGCCATATCATTCTCCGTTTATAAAACTGTTTAAACGATTAAAAAAATTCTAAGAAGGCTGCCTTAACTATGCAACCACTCCGGCTTGTTAACATTAGCACCCAAGTATCGTTCAGGTGCTATTTTCATACGGCTGAGCAACTGCATCAGATCTTTTCTTTGAATACGCACTTCAAGATTGATCTGCCCCAGCTCATCAACACTTTCATTCAGAACAGCACCTGATGCATAGAATTGGGCACGTAAACCGCCCTCCTCTGGCTTCAAGCTTAACTGTTCATGAAAAATATCGTCCGACAGTAATTCAGATACTGCCTTAAACAATAATTCAACACCCTCTCCGGTGACCGCAGACAACCAAACTCTGACAGGCTTCCCTTCATCGTTACGGTCAATCCGGGGCTCTGCCCGTTCAAGCATATCAATTTTATTATAGATCTCCAGAACCGGCACTTCATCTGCGCCAATTTCCCGCAGAACGGAGTGCACCTCATCGATATGAGACTGGCGATCATCGTCATACGCATCAATCACATGCAGCAACAGATCAGCTTCAATCGTTTCCTGCAGTGTTGCCCGAAAAGCTTCTACCAACTTATGTGGAAGATGACGAATAAAACCTACGGTATCCGCCAGAATCGCCGGCCCTACGTCATCCAGCTCCACGCGTCGCAAGGTTGGATCCAGCGTTGCAAACAGCTGATCGGCCGCATACACCTCCGCATCCGTAATATGATTAAACAGGGTAGATTTTCCTGCGTTGGTATAACCCACCAGCGACACAGTCGGTACTTCAGAGCGACTTCGGGCACGGCGACCTTGTTCACGCTGCTTGCGCACCTTATCTAAACGCTTAAGTATACTTTTTATCCGGGCCCGTAATAGCCGGCGGTCTGTTTCCAGCTGTGTTTCACCTGGCCCTCGCAGACCGATACCCCCTTTCTGACGCTCAAGATGGGTCCAGCCACGAATCAACCGGGTAGACATGTGCTCTAATTGAGCCAGCTCTACTTGCAGCTTACCTTCATGGGTACGGGCACGCTGAGCAAAAATATCCAGGATTAAACCAGTACGATCCAGAACCCGGCATTCAATCTCGCGCTCAAGATTTCGTTCCTGACCCGGACTTAGCGCATGATTAAAGATAACCAATTCAGCTTCGTGCAGACGAACGAGATCCTTCAACTCTTCAACTTTACCAGAGCCAATAAAAGTTTTAGGACTAGGAAGACTGCGAGATCCAGTTAAAAACGCAACCGGATCAGCACCAGCAGATAGGGCGAGCTCTTCCAGCTCTTTAGGACTTTCCCGGTCCACCTCATCTGCCATATCGATATGAATCAGAATGGCGCATTCGCCAGACTCGGGACGCTCAAAGAACAATGAAAACCTCAGTCAGTAGATTCATCAGCCTGTGGCAATTTCACCGGACGGGCCGGTACCACAGTAGAAATAGCGTGCTTATATACCATCTGGCTGACCGTATTCTTTAGCAGAATAACGAACTGGTCGAACGACTCAATCTGTCCTTGAAGTTTGATACCGTTCACCAGAAATATGGATACCGGTACCCGTTCTTTACGCAGTACGTTCAGATAAGGGTCTTGTAACGATTGCCCTTTTGACATTGGAAGCTCCTTCCTAAGAGTAAGTTATGCACTGCAGAACTGTTAAAACGAATAACATCGCAGAACAAAATGCTGCCACCTAAAAGCCGGGCAGCCCAAAAAATAAAATCAGTATTGCATTATATAATGATCCCATCCAACAATTTCAAGGCATTATTGGTTAAATTCGGGTCAGCAGATTCAAAATGGTGCAGATTATCCCAACTACGCAGCCAGGTTATCTGTCTTTTAGCGAGTTGTCGCGTTGCAATCACCGACTTTTCAATCATCGTGTTGTAATCCCAGCTACCTT
The genomic region above belongs to Amphritea japonica ATCC BAA-1530 and contains:
- the hflX gene encoding ribosome rescue GTPase HflX, with translation MFFERPESGECAILIHIDMADEVDRESPKELEELALSAGADPVAFLTGSRSLPSPKTFIGSGKVEELKDLVRLHEAELVIFNHALSPGQERNLEREIECRVLDRTGLILDIFAQRARTHEGKLQVELAQLEHMSTRLIRGWTHLERQKGGIGLRGPGETQLETDRRLLRARIKSILKRLDKVRKQREQGRRARSRSEVPTVSLVGYTNAGKSTLFNHITDAEVYAADQLFATLDPTLRRVELDDVGPAILADTVGFIRHLPHKLVEAFRATLQETIEADLLLHVIDAYDDDRQSHIDEVHSVLREIGADEVPVLEIYNKIDMLERAEPRIDRNDEGKPVRVWLSAVTGEGVELLFKAVSELLSDDIFHEQLSLKPEEGGLRAQFYASGAVLNESVDELGQINLEVRIQRKDLMQLLSRMKIAPERYLGANVNKPEWLHS
- the hfq gene encoding RNA chaperone Hfq, which produces MSKGQSLQDPYLNVLRKERVPVSIFLVNGIKLQGQIESFDQFVILLKNTVSQMVYKHAISTVVPARPVKLPQADESTD